One Chloroflexota bacterium DNA segment encodes these proteins:
- a CDS encoding SHOCT domain-containing protein codes for MLAVIALIIVAVWALLRGGVPSAGRREAHRLSSAKEIARERYARGEISREEYWQLIRDLEDSRRAQPAQ; via the coding sequence ATGCTGGCGGTCATCGCCCTGATCATCGTGGCCGTCTGGGCCCTCCTACGTGGAGGCGTGCCTTCGGCCGGGCGCCGAGAGGCTCACCGACTGTCTTCCGCTAAGGAGATCGCCCGAGAGCGGTACGCCCGGGGGGAGATCAGTCGCGAGGAGTATTGGCAGTTGATAAGGGACCTGGAGGATTCACGACGTGCGCAGCCCGCGCAGTGA